Below is a genomic region from Equus quagga isolate Etosha38 chromosome 17, UCLA_HA_Equagga_1.0, whole genome shotgun sequence.
AGAATACAGATGCCATTTTGTCTGTGTCCATAGAATGACTGGAGCTGGGCTGTAAGTACATGAAGATAATAGTTCCATAGAAGATGGAGACTGCAATGAagtgggaggcacaggtggaTAGAGCCTTCTGATATCCTGAAGCTGAGTGCATCTTTAGGATGGTGATAAATATGATTACATAGGATATCAAGATAACCAGGAGGGCAAAAAAGATGTTGAAGCTCACTACATAAACAAGAACCAGCTCACTCACATGCCTATAAGAGCAAGAGAGAACCATGACAGCTGGAATATCACAGAAAAAGTCATGGACCACATTGGACATACAGAAAGAAAGACTGAATGTGTCTCCAATGTGGATGGAGGCATTCAGGAAACCACAGATGTAGGAGCCAGTGgtcaggcatgcacacacacctgtTGTCATGGTGGTGGAATAATGTAGGGGTTTGCACACTGCTGcgtagcggtcataggccattgAGGCTAAGAGGTAATTTTCTACAGTGGCGAATGCTACAAAAAAGAACATCTGAGCAGCACATGCATTGTAGGAGATGACCTTGTCTACTGTAATAAAACCAGCCATGACTGTGGGAGTGACAGCTGAAGAGTAACACAAATCTACTAGAGACAAGTTactgaggaaaaagtacatgggagtgtggagaTGAGAGTTCAACAGAATCAACATGATAATCCCCAAATTCCCAATCAGAGTGATGATATAGATGAGGGTGAAAGTTATAAACAGTGGGAGCTGCAATTCTGGGGCATTGGTTAGTCCTAGGAGGATGAACTGTGTCACTTCTGTACTGTTCTTCATCAATGTTGAGAATCAAAAAATGCTCTGTTTGTGAGAAGATAGAGTGATACCAAAGAAACCTAGATTGAAAAGTGTAtatacaataataattattatttcattatggCAATAACTTGTATTTCAAGACTCTCCAGGTAAAAATGGGCTTGATAACAGAACTTAGTGCATTAATTATGTATAAATTTACGTACTGTTGAATCCGAGGGATCATCACGGATCATTTTTCCACAACTTTTCAAGTTTATAAATCTATAAACTGAGATATAGGAAATTAAATAAGTTGACCAATGGCTTGTCCAAAATGAATATATCTACCAATTCACTTTTCCCAAACTAATAAAAGCATATTTGCATGTTGCTGACCTGCCAGGGACTGCTGTTGACACTTTAAATGTATATTCATTACATCCTCTCAAGAACATTATGAGTTTGATTTGTTATTACATTCATTTAGATGATAATTCACAAGAGATTGAgtaaatttttctaattaaattagaattaattGACAAGCCATGCTTTGGACCAAAGTCAACCTTTGCATCCACATGGAATGTTTTCTAATGTTCTTAATTGTATTCAAATCAACTTGAATTTAGCTCAGTTTATAATTACTCATTGTCTCGATTGGTCCAAATTCAGAGTTTGGG
It encodes:
- the LOC124229328 gene encoding olfactory receptor 5B3-like, coding for MKNSTEVTQFILLGLTNAPELQLPLFITFTLIYIITLIGNLGIIMLILLNSHLHTPMYFFLSNLSLVDLCYSSAVTPTVMAGFITVDKVISYNACAAQMFFFVAFATVENYLLASMAYDRYAAVCKPLHYSTTMTTGVCACLTTGSYICGFLNASIHIGDTFSLSFCMSNVVHDFFCDIPAVMVLSCSYRHVSELVLVYVVSFNIFFALLVILISYVIIFITILKMHSASGYQKALSTCASHFIAVSIFYGTIIFMYLQPSSSHSMDTDKMASVFYSMIIPMLNPVVYSLRNKEVKVAFMKVVSEAKLSLGL